The sequence below is a genomic window from Micromonospora aurantiaca ATCC 27029.
GGGACGTGCTGGCGCCGGGGCCGCGTGACCTGCCCATCCAGTACGTGGACGTCCGGGACCTGGCGACCTGGGTGCTGGACCGGGGCGCCGAGGGCGTGGGCGGGGCGTACAACGTGGTGGGTCGCACCGGGCACGCGACGATGGGTGACCTGCTCGACGCGGCGGTGGCGGTGGCCGGGTCGGACGCGACGCTGCGGTGGACGGCGCCGGAGCCGATCCTGGCGGCCGGGGTGGAGCCGTGGAACGACCTGCCGGTGTGGATTCCGCGCGGGCACGAGTACCGGTGGTTGCAGGAGCGGGACGTGGAACGGGCGTACGCGGCGGGGCTGGTCTGCCGGCCGGTGACCGAGACGGTCGCCGACACCTGGCGGTGGCTGCGCGAGGTGGGGCGCGTGCCGGACCGGGCGGGGCGGCCGGCGCGCGCACCGGTCGGCCTGGCGCCGGAGCGGGAGGCCGCCCTGCTGGCCGCGCTCCCGGCCTGACCCCGAGAGGCAGGGCCGCGCTCCCGGCCTGACCTGCAGGAGGGTACGGGTCAGGCCGGCACGACCGGCAGGTCGAGCACCTCCTCGACCGGGCGACGCGGGGTGGCGCGGCCCGGCTGGCCGTACCCGATCCGCATCACCATCTGCGGGGTGCCGAACCGGCCCAGCGACATCCGCAGCGCCTCGCGTGCGGCGGGCACCTCGATCGGCTGGGACAGCATCGACACGCTCAGCCCGGCGTCGGTGGCGGTGAGCAGTACGCGTTGCAGCGCCTGCCCGGCCAGGATCTGGTCGGCCGAGGTGTTGCCGGCCGAGCCGAGCACCGCGACCAGCGGCTCCGGCTCGAAGTCGCGGCCGGGGGCGCGGTTGCGTCCGCCGAAGCCGCGCTGGGGCAGCAGGTCCTGCGGTTCGCTCTGCGGTCCGCCGGCGCCGGAGGGCACGCCGTCGGGGGCCGGCTCGGAGCGGATCCACTCGGCCCGTTCGGCCACGTACGCGGGGTCGCGTTCCAGCACGCGGTGGGCGCTGCGGGCGACCTCGGCGACCGCGTTGACGGCGCTGGTACCGATCACGAGTTCCAGCCAGCACTGTTCGGCGCGGGCCGCCTCGCCGAGCCGCCAGCGGGCCTCGGCCGGCACCGGGTCGGGCCAGAACGGCGCGCGGTTGCTGAACCGGTGGCCGATCGCCCCGTACAGGCTCTGCTCGACCGGGGTGGGACGGCGCGGCACGTCCGGCACCAGCCGGGCCACGACGTCCGGGTCGGCGGGGTACGGGCGCAGCCGTACCGTGGCCGGGGTGCCCGCCACGGCGAGCGCCAGGCGCAGGTTGAACAGGGCCGCACCGGCGGCGATGCGCGCGCCCCAGCCGGTCGGGTCGGTGGCGGGCAGGCCGCGCAGCGGGTCGACGGACACCTCGATGCCGCCGTCGACGAGCCGGAACCGCCACGGCTGGGTGTTGTGCAGTGACGGGGCCCGGACCGCGTCGGCGACCGCGGCCCGCAGTTGCTCGGCGGTGTATTCGGTCGTCATGGTGGTGCTCCCTCTCGTGCGGCGCCGGCTCCCCCGGCCGGGTACACCACTACGGTGCGTCAGGGGGCGGCGCGGTGAGCAGGGCCGGAGGTCCCCACCTGGGCCCGGCCGTCGGTCCCGGCCGGCGCGGGCAGGACGGGACTTTCGACCCGTGCTACGAGGGCGGGAAAGCGGGTAGAAAGGACTGATGATCCGGGTGTTCCTGCTCGACGACCACGAGGTCGTCCGTCGTGGCCTTGCCGACCTGCTCCAGAGCAGCGGCGACATCGAGGTGGTCGGCGAGTCCGGCCTGGCCCAGGAGGCGGCGCGTCGCATCCCGGCGCTGCGCCCCGACGTGGCGATCCTCGACGCCAGGCTGCCCGACGGCAACGGCATCGACGTGTGCCGGGACGTCCGCGCGGTGGACTCCTCGATCAAGGGGCTGATCCTCACCTCGTACGAGGACGACGAGGCGCTGTTCGCGGCGATCATGGCGGGCGCCGCCGGGTACGTGCTCAAGCAGATCCGCGGCACCGACCTGGTGGACGCGGTCCGCCGGGTGGCGGCCGGGCAGTCGCTGCTCGACCCGGCGATCACCACCCGTGTGCTGGAGCGCATCCGCAGCGGCGTGGAGCAGCCGCGGGAGCTGAAGTCGCTCACCGAGCAGGAGCGGCGGATCCTGGAGTACGTGGCGGAGGGGCTCACCAACCGGGAGATCGCCGGGAAGATGTTCCTGGCCGAGAAGACGGTGAAGAACTACGTCTCCAGCGTGCTCGCCAAGCTCGGGCTGGAGCGGCGTACCCAGGCGGCGGTGCTGGCCACCCGGCTGCTCGGCAAGAACACCTGACAGCTGTCAGTCGAGCGGGACGCTCCAGCGCACCTCGGTGCCGCGCGGCTCGGCCCGGCGCAGTGAGAACTCGCCGCCCAGCCGCTCGGCCCGTTCCCGCAGGTTGACCAGGCCGCTGCGGGCCGCCTCCGGGTCGCAGCCGACGCCGTCGTCGGTGACGGTGATCTCGACGCGGCCGGAGTCGACGCGGACGCGCACCGACACCCGGTCGGCCTGCGCGTGGCGTACCGCGTTGGAGAGCGCCTCGCGCAGCACGGCGGTGAGTTCGGGGCGCAGGTCGTCCGGGACGGCGCTGTCGATCGGGCCGATCAGTTCCAGCTCGGGGCGGTAGCCGAGCGACTCGGCGGCCACCTCGATCGCCTCGCGGATCTCGGTGCGCAGCGCCGCGCTCATCGGGGTGCGCAGCTCGAAGATGGTGCGGCGGATGTCGCGGATGGTGGCGTCGAGGTCGTCGACGGCCTGGTTGATCCGCTTGGCGGCCTCGGGGCGGGCGTTCATCGCGCCGCTCTGCAGTTGCAGGCCGGTGGCGAACAGCCGCTGGATCACCACGTCGTGCAGGTCACGGGCGATGCGTTCGCGGTCCTCCAGGACCACCAGCAGTTCCCGCTCCTCCTGGCCGCGGGCGCGTTCCATGGCGAGCGCGGCCTGCCCGGCGAAGCTGGCGAGCAGCGCGAGGTCGTCGTCGGCGGCGGGCCCGTGGTCGGGCCGGTAGCCGATCACCAGGACACCGTGCAGCGTGTCCGCGGCGGCGAGCGGGGACACCACGGCGGGCCCGGCGACCACCGGCCGGGGCCAGGGCGCCGCGGCGGCGAGGTCCTCGACCTGGTCGTGGCGGCTCTGCGTGACGGACGCGGCGAAGCTGGTCTCGGCGGCCGGCAGCACCGCGCCGACCAGTTCCCGGGTGACCGGGTCGGCGCCGTCGACGACCTCGACGGTGAACTGCGCCTCGTCCTCGTCGTAGAGCAGCACCAGGGCCAGTTCGGCTTCGGCGACCTCACGGGCGCGGCGCGCCACGAGCGTCAGCGCGTCGGTACGGCGTACCTCACCGAGCAGCACCGAGGTGATCTCCGCGGCGGCCGCCAGCCAGCGTTCCCGCCGGTGCGCCAGCGCGTAGAGGCGGGCGTTCTCGATCGCCACGCCGGCCGCGGCGGCCAGCGCCACCACGATCTCCTCGTCGTCCTCGGTGAACTCGGCCGCGCCCTGCTTCTCGGCCAGGTAGAGGTTGCCCCAGACGTGGTCGCGGATGCGCACCGGAACGCCGAGGAAGCTGTGCATCGGCGGGTGGTTCGGCGGGAAGCCGTACGAGTTGGGGTGCTTGGTGATGTCCGGCATGCGGACCGGCTTCGGGTCGTCGATGAGCAGGCCGAGCACGCCCCGCCCGTGCGGCAGCTCGCCGATCTTCGCGTGCAGCTCGGGGCTGATGCCGTGGACGATGAAGTCGTGCAGCATCCGGTCGGGCCCGATCACGCCGAGCGCGCCGTAGCGGGCACCGGCCAGCTCGCACGCCGACTGCACGATCCGTTGCAGCGTGCTGCGCAGGTCGAGGTCGGACCCGATGCCGACGACCGCGTCCAGCAGTGCCCGGAGCCGCTCGCGGCTGGTCACCACCTCGCCGACGCGGTCGAGCATCTCCTGGAGCAGTTCGTCCAGGCGGACGCGGGACAGCGGGGTCAGCCCGAGCGACGGTGTGAGGTGCTCGTGCCGGGACTGGGGTGCGGCGGCCACCCGGCGATGGTATCGCCCGGTGGCCGCCGTGATCGAGACCGGTCAGGCGAGACGGTCGCGGACCGCCGAGGTGTCGACTGTCTGCGCGACGTCCAGCCGGGGCGTGTGCGGGGGGCCGGCGTGCGTCGGGTCGGCCAGGCCGAGCCGCATGCTGATGTACGGGAACCCCAGGCCGGAGAGCATCTGCCGCAGCACCTCGCGGGTGCTCTCGACCTCCACCACACCGGACAGCGGCACCAGCGACACCCCGTGCCGGGTGGCGGTGAGCCAGGCGGCGGAGAGTGCCTCGCCAGCGCGCAGCCAGCTCATCGTCTCGTCGTCGGAGCCCCACAGGATCCCGTAGACGGCGGCCTTGTCGTGGCCGGGTCCGATCGGCAGCGAGCCGGCACGGCCGAAGTCGCGGGCCGGAACGGTCGTCTGCGGGGCCTGGTCGGGCAGCACCTCCGGCGGCAGCCCGGTGCCGGTGCCGGCCCGGCTGATCCAGTACGCCAGTTCCTCGCGCAGGTCCGGGCTGTCGGCCTCGACGGCGGCGGCCTGCTGGGCGGCGCTGGCGAGCTGGATCTTCTGGGTGTCGTCGAGCAGTTGCAGGTTCACCCCCTCCAGCGTGGCGGCCCGGTCGATGTCGTTCAGCGCGGCGGTGGGGATCGGCTCGTCGCTGACCGGCCGCCGGTCGGTGTGCCGCACCTGCATGCACTGCACGACGCGCATGGCGTCGGGGTCGGCGCCGGTGTGCTCGAGGCTGGTGAGCCGGGCCAGCAGGTCGGGTTCCTTCGGGTCGGGCAGCCGTTCCACCACCGGGGTCCAGCCCTCGGCGGCCAGCGCCACCCGGGCGTGGTGCAGCGCGGCGCCGCAGCTCACCACCAGCAGGTGCCCTTCCGGGTCCATGGCGCTGAGGTGCCGTTCGCGGACCACCCGCAGCTCCAGCGCGTCGGGCAGGACCGTCCAGTGCCACGGCTGCGTGTTGTGCACCGAGGGGGCGTGGCCGGCCATTCCGGCGGCCTCCGCGAGCGCGGTGGTCAACGGGCGATCGCCGGCCGGCGTCTCGTGGCTCATCGTCACGACCTTTCCTGTTTTCCCCATCGTGCCCCACGCCCGGGACGCCCGGGTGGGGATGCCGCTCCATCCTCGGGCATGCCCGGCCGCCCCCGCAGGGGTCCTTCGCCCCCGGATTACCCGGGTCGCCCCGCCCGCCCCACGTCCGGGCTGAGACGATCCACACGTGGGAACCGAACCACGCGAGTGCGTACCCGAGCAGCCGGCCCGCGCCCGGCGGTGGGCCTGGGCCGAGTGGGCGCCGCTGGTGCTGCTCACAGTGGCCGTGCTGGCCGGCGCGGCGCTGTGGTTCGCCGGCGCGCACGACGCCGCCCGGCTGGTCTGGGCGGCGGTCACTGTGGTGGCCCTGGTGCCGGCGGCCTGGACGACGCTGCGCCAGCTGTGGCTGCGGCAGTTCGGGGTGGACGTCATCGCGGTGCTGGCGCTGCTCGGCGCGCTGCTGGTGCGGGAGTTCCTGGCCGGTGCGGTGATCGCGGTGATGGTCGCCACCGGGCGGGCGCTGGAGGAGTACGCCCAGCGCCGCGCCACCCGTGACCTGCGGGCGCTGCTGGAACGCGCGCCCCGGCAGGCGCGCCGGCGCACCCCGGACGGCGGGATCGAGGTGGTGCCGCTGGACCGCGTCGCGGTGGGGGACCGGCTGGTGGTCGGACCGGGCGACGTGGTGCCTGTGGACGGCGTGGTCGAGGAGTCCGCCACGCTGGACGAGTCGGTGGTCACCGGCGAGTCGCAGCTGGTCACCCGCGCGGCCGGGGAGGAGGTGGCCAGCGGCGTCGTCAACGCGGGCGCCGGCTTCGGGCTGCGGGCCCGCCGCAACGCGGCGGAGAGCACCTACGCCGGCATCGTCCGCCTGGCCGGCGAGGCCACCGCCCGCAAGGCCCCGATGGTACGGCTGGCCGACCGCTACGCCGCCGCGTTCGTACCGTTCACGCTGGTGCTGGCCGGGCTGGCGTGGCTGCTGTCCGGCGAGTTCACCAGGGCGGTGGCGGTGCTGGTGGTGGCCACCCCGTGCCCGCTGCTGCTGGCGACCCCGATCGCCGTGGTCTCCGGGCTGTCCCGGGTGGCCCGCCGGGGTGTGCTGGTCCGTGACGGCGGGTCGCTGGAACAGCTCGGCCGCGCCCGTACCCTCCTGCTCGACAAGACCGGCACGCTCACCGCCGGGCGGCCCCGGGCGGCCGAGGTGGTGGTGGCGCCGGGCGGCGACCGCGACGAGGTGCTGCGGCTGGCCGCCTCGGTCGAGCAGCTCTCCCCGCACGTGCTGGCCGCCGCGCTGGTGCGGCAGGCCCGCGAGCGGGGGCTGCCGCTGGCCGAGCCGACGCAGGTCACCGAGGAGCCGGGGCACGGGGTGAGCGGCCGCGTCGACGGGCGGATGGTGCACGTCGGTCAGCTCGCCGGGGAACCGCCGGAGTGGGCGGGCCGGCTCGGTGAGCGCGCCGAACGGGCC
It includes:
- a CDS encoding Acg family FMN-binding oxidoreductase — translated: MTTEYTAEQLRAAVADAVRAPSLHNTQPWRFRLVDGGIEVSVDPLRGLPATDPTGWGARIAAGAALFNLRLALAVAGTPATVRLRPYPADPDVVARLVPDVPRRPTPVEQSLYGAIGHRFSNRAPFWPDPVPAEARWRLGEAARAEQCWLELVIGTSAVNAVAEVARSAHRVLERDPAYVAERAEWIRSEPAPDGVPSGAGGPQSEPQDLLPQRGFGGRNRAPGRDFEPEPLVAVLGSAGNTSADQILAGQALQRVLLTATDAGLSVSMLSQPIEVPAAREALRMSLGRFGTPQMVMRIGYGQPGRATPRRPVEEVLDLPVVPA
- a CDS encoding response regulator yields the protein MIRVFLLDDHEVVRRGLADLLQSSGDIEVVGESGLAQEAARRIPALRPDVAILDARLPDGNGIDVCRDVRAVDSSIKGLILTSYEDDEALFAAIMAGAAGYVLKQIRGTDLVDAVRRVAAGQSLLDPAITTRVLERIRSGVEQPRELKSLTEQERRILEYVAEGLTNREIAGKMFLAEKTVKNYVSSVLAKLGLERRTQAAVLATRLLGKNT
- a CDS encoding sensor histidine kinase, producing MTPLSRVRLDELLQEMLDRVGEVVTSRERLRALLDAVVGIGSDLDLRSTLQRIVQSACELAGARYGALGVIGPDRMLHDFIVHGISPELHAKIGELPHGRGVLGLLIDDPKPVRMPDITKHPNSYGFPPNHPPMHSFLGVPVRIRDHVWGNLYLAEKQGAAEFTEDDEEIVVALAAAAGVAIENARLYALAHRRERWLAAAAEITSVLLGEVRRTDALTLVARRAREVAEAELALVLLYDEDEAQFTVEVVDGADPVTRELVGAVLPAAETSFAASVTQSRHDQVEDLAAAAPWPRPVVAGPAVVSPLAAADTLHGVLVIGYRPDHGPAADDDLALLASFAGQAALAMERARGQEERELLVVLEDRERIARDLHDVVIQRLFATGLQLQSGAMNARPEAAKRINQAVDDLDATIRDIRRTIFELRTPMSAALRTEIREAIEVAAESLGYRPELELIGPIDSAVPDDLRPELTAVLREALSNAVRHAQADRVSVRVRVDSGRVEITVTDDGVGCDPEAARSGLVNLRERAERLGGEFSLRRAEPRGTEVRWSVPLD
- a CDS encoding Acg family FMN-binding oxidoreductase, translating into MSHETPAGDRPLTTALAEAAGMAGHAPSVHNTQPWHWTVLPDALELRVVRERHLSAMDPEGHLLVVSCGAALHHARVALAAEGWTPVVERLPDPKEPDLLARLTSLEHTGADPDAMRVVQCMQVRHTDRRPVSDEPIPTAALNDIDRAATLEGVNLQLLDDTQKIQLASAAQQAAAVEADSPDLREELAYWISRAGTGTGLPPEVLPDQAPQTTVPARDFGRAGSLPIGPGHDKAAVYGILWGSDDETMSWLRAGEALSAAWLTATRHGVSLVPLSGVVEVESTREVLRQMLSGLGFPYISMRLGLADPTHAGPPHTPRLDVAQTVDTSAVRDRLA
- a CDS encoding heavy metal translocating P-type ATPase; amino-acid sequence: MGTEPRECVPEQPARARRWAWAEWAPLVLLTVAVLAGAALWFAGAHDAARLVWAAVTVVALVPAAWTTLRQLWLRQFGVDVIAVLALLGALLVREFLAGAVIAVMVATGRALEEYAQRRATRDLRALLERAPRQARRRTPDGGIEVVPLDRVAVGDRLVVGPGDVVPVDGVVEESATLDESVVTGESQLVTRAAGEEVASGVVNAGAGFGLRARRNAAESTYAGIVRLAGEATARKAPMVRLADRYAAAFVPFTLVLAGLAWLLSGEFTRAVAVLVVATPCPLLLATPIAVVSGLSRVARRGVLVRDGGSLEQLGRARTLLLDKTGTLTAGRPRAAEVVVAPGGDRDEVLRLAASVEQLSPHVLAAALVRQARERGLPLAEPTQVTEEPGHGVSGRVDGRMVHVGQLAGEPPEWAGRLGERAERAGRSAVWVSDDHGPLGAILLEDPVRPDARRTVRRLREAGLERLVMVTGDRPGTARQVAQIVGVDDVIARCSPQEKADRVRQESARAVTVMVGDGVNDAPALAEAHVGVAMGATGATASADVADAVLTVDRLDRLADAVEIARYARRIAVQSATVGMGLAVLAMLVAAAGRLPPVAGAFLQEGIDVLVILNALRALGGGLRRRDLPAHTRELLDRYAGEHGGVRDVLARLRDTADMVATRPDDPACLPALREVHRRLVDEVLPHEAAEDRQLYPALAGPLGSDEATSTMSRAHVEIVRLVERIGGHLTAQPDGRLRRDEVPDLLAALYGLDAVLRLHLAQEEEDYFSLNPEEGSTAPGR